The following are encoded together in the Panicum virgatum strain AP13 chromosome 6K, P.virgatum_v5, whole genome shotgun sequence genome:
- the LOC120713443 gene encoding acyl transferase 15-like produces MGVVVRRSSSMVVRPSEPEPTAATSSADGTIKLSSFDMVFAMEPITGFHVFEHPMREAAETIKGALSRALVPYYPISGRMVVAGPGGDEFHIRCSGDGVAVVAASANRALKDAEFFARSPDTRTPPLVEELAVYYPAERCGLADPLLLMQVTEFSCGGFVVGVTWNHGVADGAGMAQFLKAVGELTRRSPSPSFAPVRWDDSLPSRLSPPTVQTYKPLGLVCLDITVPSSSNDCIRSEFPEHSNGRRRTCTVFEAVAAVLWWCRTRVIASRPDSLALFTVTTGFLKKNECITICVTVSNSIHIVTS; encoded by the coding sequence ATGGGGGTTGTGGTGAGAAGGTCATCATCAATGGTGGTGAGGCCATCAGAGCCGGagccgacggcggcgacgagcagcGCCGACGGCACCATAAAGCTCTCGTCTTTCGACATGGTTTTCGCCATGGAGCCGATCACAGGGTTCCACGTGTTCGAGCATCCGATGCGCGAGGCCGCCGAGACCATAAAGGGAGCGCTGTCCCGAGCGTTGGTCCCCTACTACCCTATCTCCGGTCGCATGGTCGTTGCAGGGCCTGGCGGCGACGAGTTCCACATCCGGTGCAGCGGCGATGGTGTGGCAGTCGTCGCCGCCTCCGCGAACCGTGCCTTGAAGGACGCCGAGTTCTTCGCCCGATCGCCTGACACGAGGACGCCGCCGCtggtggaggagctcgccgtCTACTACCCGGCCGAGCGCTGTGGCCTCGCCGACCCGCTGCTGCTGATGCAGGTGACGGAGTTCTCGTGCGGCGGGTTCGTCGTGGGCGTGACCTGGAACCATGGCGTCGCCGACGGCGCCGGGATGGCCCAGTTCTTGAAGGCCGTCGGCGAACTCACGCgcaggtcgccgtcgccgtcctttGCTCCGGTCAGATGGGACGATTCGCTCCCCAGCCGCCTCTCTCCGCCCACCGTCCAGACCTACAAGCCGTTGGGCCTCGTCTGCCTCGACATCACCGTCCCCTCGAGCTCCAACGACTGCATCAGATCTGAGTTCCCCGAGCACTCCAATGGCCGCCGTCGGACTTGCACCGTGTTCGAGGCGGTCGCCGCTGTGCTATGGTGGTGCCGCACTCGCGTGATCGCCTCCCGCCCGGATTCTCTGGCTCTGTTCACTGTCACAActggttttttaaaaaaaaacgaatgcataactatatgtgtGACAGTATCAAATTCCATACATATAGTAACATCATAA